The region CGATTGGAGCGTAATGTTGAGCTTATAAAGAGCTTAAGAAAAGCCATATAAACAAATTACGAGAAATAGCAGAGGAAGACAGAGAATTCGAGACATTCTATGATTTTTTATATTGCCTCTCCCATTTAGTTCCCTTTCAGTTTGCATCTTTTTACAGATGATCTCATGTTTATCTCTGTATATGTCCAGAGCGGCTCTTATTCCATACGCCGAGGAAGGGATTTGAACCCCTGCGTTCCGACGGAACATCGGTTCTCAAGACCGACGCCTTAGACCACTTGGCTACCTCGGCATTAGAGACGTCTCCTCAAAACTTGAGAGCAGTGATGATAAAGTTTCTTGTGCTCCAAGGGCAATACATATACACATATCATATTTACACATATCATATTATATCATATCCATCATACCATAAGCACCTATTAAGATTGTCATTGGGCCCGCCGGGATTTGAACCCGGGCTAGGGGCTCCGGAGGCCCCTGTGCTTTCCAGACTATACTACGAGCCCTTTTTTTATACAAATCTATCGTATTAATCTGCATCCATGAGGTCTTTTTTAGTCAACTCATGGTATCAAAAAATCTATTGGAATGTGCATAAATATCATATATATCTTCCATTAAATTAATTTTCTAGAGCTAAAAGCCTAGTTTAAATTTTTCTTTCAACTTTTACTCCGCCATTAAACCCATCTCATACCAGACGCTACACAAAGAGAAATAGCACCCTAGCCTTAGCCCAGTGATCCAAAGCTAAAGAAAAGAAAAAAGATGTACTGGACTGACACTTACTTATACATATGTAATATAGGATGCGGGCAACAATCGGTTACTTAAGTTATCGATCTCGGATTCGTGTGCTAGATTGATTTTTCCATCGTTTCTCTAGCTTTTCTTCAACCTTTGGAAGTGTAGTGTACTCCATTTCCTCTGCAGATAAACGATGGGGCTCAAACGGACCCTGTGCCCTCATGATATCCGCTATATCAAGCGCTTTCTTCCTCGCAAGATCAAATCCCGGATCATCAAACATGTCCACAGGGCCTATTAACCTGCCTTCTGCGATCTGAAATCCTAAAGCTATAACCCTTGGGGGACCATCAAACCTAGTCGGATGTGCTTGCTGCACAGATACCGGCATCAAAGGACCACGATGGCTGCCACGCATCCACCCTGCAACTATATGCGGAGATGCAAAAGGCTCCAGAACCTCTCCCACCGCTGGTAAACCATGCTGTGCCCTTACTATGCAAACAGGATCATCTTTTCCCACATACTTGCCAGCAATGAGACTGAGCCTCTGCGTAGATGCGACAGCTGCGATCAGCCCGTCTTTCCTGCGTACCGACTTGATCACATACCTACTGGGCTGGCCGATGTAAGCAAGCATATCATAGACATCCTCTGGAGTATTGAACTCGATCTTTCTCTCCTTGATGACATCGTGAACCTCAAAGATGAATCCATCATGCAAACCGGGATCGATGACCAGACCCGCAGTATTGTATGGATCGACAAATATTTTATACAGAGGAGGATTCCAAGCACCAGGCTCGGTCTTGTCAGCCATGAAGATGATAACCGGGTCCGATTCCCTTTCAATAAACTCCATCTCCGCAACGCCAGGGCCGAGTCCTTTCACATTGCCTGAGAAGGCCTCGGAGAGAATATCCTGCCCTGCTCCGTAGAGCTTCATTTTTCTGGCTATGGAGGCACAGTCTTGGAAGGTTGCCCATGCCAACCCATGGATTTTAGAGTCGTCAGCGCCCCTTCTGTGCGTCATTATAAGCTCAAGGTCATCTCCACAGTGTGTGACAAACTCATCCAGAATTAAACCCTCTTCCTTCGCTTTTTTCAGCTTCTCATCGGCTTGGGATAGCAGTGCAGGATGGACCTTTGCATGCCCGGGATAACTTCCTACATCCGCCTTGATTACAGATAGGGTAATTTTTTCAGTCATGATATCTAACTCTCCAGAACGATCTCGATGCTTACATCTTTGGGGACTTGTATCCTCATCAGTTGTCTCAAAGCGCGCTCATCCGCATCTATGTCCATTAGTCTCTTATGTACCCTCATTTCCCAGCGATCCCACGTTGCCGTCCCTTCACCATCCGGAGACTTTCGACACGGCACTATGAGCCTTTTGGTAGGCAGTGGAACTGGACCTGCCCGGCTCACGCCCGTTTTCTCAGCGATCTGCTTGATCTTATCACAGATAGCATCCAGTTCGACTGGATTGATCCCTGATAACCTGATCCTTGCTCTCTGATCCATGTTTATCTTGGTTTGATGTCTATGACCATACCTGCTGCGATGGTCTGCCCCATGTCCCTGATCGCGAATCTCCCTAGCTGAGGGATTTTCTTGACATTTTCTACAACCAATGGTCGAGTTGGCTTGACCTGGAGTATCGCTGCATCACCAGCCTTTATGAAGTCTGGATTCGTCTCTAGGACTGCGCCCGTCTTTGGATCAAGCTTCTTTTGTATCTCAGTAATGGTGCATGCGACTTGGGCTGTGTGGCAGTGAAACACCGGCGTGTAACCAACTGTAATCGCAGACGGATGCTGTAAAACGATGATTTGCGCAGTAAACTCATCCGCTACTGTGGGGGGATTATCCGGATGCCCACAAACATCGCCTCTCCGTATATCTCCTTTGCCTATCCCACGCACGTTCCAACCAATATTATCACCTGGTAAGGCTTCTGGAATCTCCTCATGGTGCATCTCAATCGATTTTACCTCTCCAGAAACGTCAGCTGGCTGGAAGATGATCTTATCCCCCTTCTTCATTTTACCAGTTTCCACCCTGCCGACTGGTACGGTGCCCACGCCCGATATTGTGTACACATCTTGGACAGGCACTCTCAAGGGAAGGGCAACAGGCTTCTCTGGCTCCTTCAGATTATCAAGCGCCTCTAGGAACGTTGGTCCATCATACCATTTTGTGTTTTCGCTCTTCTTGGAGACGTTGTCACCTGCGTAGGCCGACACCGCAATATACTGGACCTGCTCTGGCTTGAATCCTACCGTCTTCAAGAGATTGCTGACATCTGACTTGACCTCATTGTATTTTTTTTCAGAGTAGTTTGCAGCATCTAACTTGTTTATAGCAACGATCATTTGATTGATTCCCAGCGTTCTCGCGAGAAATACATGCTCTTTCGTCTGTGGCTGGATTCCCTCGATTGCGCTAACCACTAACACAGTGGCATCTGCCTGAGAAGTTCCGGTGATCATGTTCTTTACGAAGTCCCTATGACCAGGACAGTCCACTACGGTGAAATAGTACTTAGAAGTGTCAAATCGCCGATGAGCGACGTCGATTGTCAAACCACGGTCTTTCTCCTCTTTTAAGGTATCCATGACCCATGCATACTCGAACGTGGCTTTTCCCTTGGCTTCTGCCTCTTTTCTGTATTGCTCGATCATGTGTGCGGGAATAGCTCCTGTTTCGGACAAGAGCCTTCCCACCATAGTTGACTTTCCATGATCAACGTGACCGATCATTGCCAAATTTAGATGTGGTTTCGTCATACTTTATCCTCCTCAACACCCTTGTAGGGCTTTTTGACTTTAAATCTTTTTGCTTACTGATCAATATAATCACTTGGCTTAGGCATCTCTAATTTTAAACCTTTTCTTTGCCTTATTTGCCTTATAACATCCACCTGAAGATTCGATGGGAGGGATTCAAATCCTGCATATTCTGTACTCCACAGGGCCCGCCCCTCGGTGGCGGATCGGATACTTCCTGCAAACCCAAAAAGCTCTGCTACAGGTGCTTTACCTCTAATAATGACAATATCTCCCTCAGAATTGACCTCTAAAATCTGCCCTCGACGTCCTTGAATCTCTCTGGATGCGCTACCCATGTAGTCTGCTGGAACTTGGACGTATACATCTAGAATTGGCTCAAGGATGGTGGGGTTGGCCATCAATACGGCTGCTTGAATCGCCTGTCTTGCCGCGGGAATGACCTGTGCAGGACCTCTGTGCACTGCATCTTCATGTAGCTTTACATCCATCAACTTAGCCTTTACACCTTGGCATGGCTCCCTGGCCAAAGGACCGTTTCGCATCACATCTTCAAACCCCTCCAGGATCAGTTCCATGGTCTCTCTAAGATACTGGATTCCCTTGGTCATATCGAGAAATACATTTGAACCATAAATTCCTGCGATACTCTTGGCTTCCTCTTTGTCCATTCCCGCATCCATTAACATTTGTCTTCGCTCAAGTTCTTTCATCTTCATTGACACCGCATCGGATTTGATCAACTGGATGACCTCCTTTGGCAACGGCTCAACCGAGATATAAAATCTGTTGTGCCTATTGGGAGATTTGCCCTCCACGGGTCCTGCTCTGCCTTGTATGCTCTCTCGATAGACCACTATCGGAGGTGATGTCGTGATAGGGACTTTATGATCGTGCTGAATTCTATAGGCGACTATCTCCAGATGCAATTCACCCATACCAGATATCAAATGCTCGCCGGTCTCCTCATTGATTTCTACCTTGAGCGTGGGGTCCTCTTTTGAAAGTTGCCTTAGCACTTCTATGAGTTTAGGCAGATCTTTCGTATGCTCGGCTTCAACTGCAACCGTCACCACGGGCTCGCTAACGTATTTGATAGACTCAAAAGGAGCCATCTCTACGGAAGAAATGGTTGAACCAACTATGGCATCCTTAATGCCAGTTATGGCAACGATGTTTCCAGCCGGGACTTCTTCCACATCTAATCGGTCAGGACCGATGAATATGCCAACCTGCTGTACCCTGCTTAAGTTGGGCATACCTGAAACACGCAGCTCTTGCCCTCTTCGCAATGTACCACTAAAGAGTCGCCCAGTTGCCACCTCCCCGGCATGAGGGTCCATCATGATGTCGGTTACCATCAATGCAATGGGGCCATTGGGGTCACAGTTTTCCATCGCTTCGCCTACGATACTTTGTCGGTCCCCATGCCATATAGCCGATACTCGGTCTTTTTGTGCCCCCAAAGGATTGGGAAGGAGCGGTATTACCATATCAAGAAGTATTTGATGCAGAGGGCATTTCTCTGCCAACGATTTTATATCACCGCTTTGACAATGGTCATAAACCTCTTTAAAACCAATGCCGTTTTCTTTCATAGAGTGCACACTAATCGCCCATTTGTATAAAGCGGAACCGAATGCAACACTTCCTTCCGAGGTATCTACTCTCCAACCTTGCTCATATTTTTCTTTGTTCATGCTCTTGATGAGCTTATTCACATCATCGATTATTTTGCTCAGGCGGAGTTGCATTTCTTTTTTATCGACTTTCAACTCATTGATGAGACGATCAACCTTGTTTACGAACAGTACGGGCTTTACATTCTCCCTTAATGCCTGACGTAGTACAGTTTCGGTCTGCGGCATAATACCTTCCACTGCATCTACGACTACTATCGCTCCATCTACTGCCCTCATTGCTCTGGTGACGTCACCACCAAAATCTACGTGACCCGGCGTATCGATCAGGTTGATGAGATACTCTTCGCCCTTGAAATCGTGTACCATTGAGACGTTCGCTGCGTTGATCGTTATGCCCCTTTCTTGCTCTAATTCATAATAATCCATAAAAAGCTGCGTTCCTGCCAGCTCCTGAGAGATGATGCCAGCTCCAGCTAACAAGCTATCAGTCAGGGTAGTCTTACCATGATCAATATGAGCGACAATGCCAATGTCTCTGATTTTTTCCGGCTTGCCCATAAGCTTTTTCGCTCGCTCGACGATCTTTTCTCTTCTGGTCATGCAATACCCCCATATTTGCCTATAAACTATAAAAGGTCTTACCTAGCTTTATGTCATAATATATAAGGATGTTGTCATGGAAATTTTATCATTTTGTATTTATTGAAATATTTGATTTTATTAGGATGCTATCCACCCCCAAGCAATAAAGAATATTATGCGTGAATCTTGGACGTAGTCTGAATTGAAGTAAAAAATGTGTTGAGGTCGAAAAATGTCGCATTTGATAAATCATTGATTGTAACTGTCTTGAATTTGTCACCTTGGCAGTACTTAATCACCTTGACATCGCTGTAACTGGGCGAACTTTAGACCTGCTGAGCACATGATATTTAACTCCAACCTTGGAGTGAGGGTTAAATCCAATCGCTAAAAGAGCTGGATGGAAACGTTGGATATCTCTAAATCTTGTGTTATGCGCGATGTTTGCCTTTTGGCTGAATCCATCAATGATGCTGTTTGTGATGGGCCTCTTGGCTGCATCCAATAACCTTAACCAGTTTTGGTTAGCGCACATGGCTAGACATTCAAAAGAATTGAAAGCTTATGGTGCATTAGTGGAAAAAGTTAATCCTACCCATATAAATCGCATCCCATACGAGATAGCGACAGGAGTTATCGGGGTAATCCTAATATGCCTTGTGGGCTTGGATATATCAAAAACGATGTCTTGGATCGGATTTGCCTTGATCAGTCACGCTTTTGCCGTGATATTTTATCTACGCCTAAATCAAAAAAGGTAGACAAAAATATGTGAGAAATAGCTATTTCGTTATTCAGCATTTTTTATCTGACTCTTCTTGTTGAAGGCATACAACACTGTGACAACGCGTATTATTTAGGATGTTGAGGGCGATAAACAATAATATATAAAAGAATAATTGGAGAAGAGAAAAGAGACAAACAGATGGTATAATGAGACTAAAGGTAATGGGCAAAGTTTCAAATCAAAATTCCAACATTGAACAAAACGCGAATTTCGTTTATTTTATATATGCTAAATTGTGTATGATAATGAATGAATTATTCGACATTTCACTTGATAGAGCATACGAGGAATAAAAATGTCTGAAAATGAAACAAATAGGATTGAGAAGATCAATAAGCTTCTTAAGGAACGAAAATTAGATGAAGCTTTGGAACTAACTGAAGTCAGCGATGTAGAAGATTTGCTTGTCATAGGCGCTTGGTTGGGGGAACATGGAGTTCACGATGAAGCTGAAAAAATGTTTGATCGTATTATTCAACTAGATCCAAACCATGCTGATGCTTGGTCTAAAAAAGGAGTTGCACTGGGAGTTCTTGGAAAATATGATGAAGCAATCGAATGTTTTAACAAGGCAATAGAGATAGATCCCAAGTATGCTGATGCATGGTCTCATAAAGGCATAGGACTTGGACGTCTTGAAAGACATAATGAAGCAATAGAATGCTTTGATAAGGCAATAGAGATAAATCCAAACCATGCTGATGCCTGGTATAACAAAGGCATTGCACTGGAAAATCTCGAAAAAAATGATGAAGCGGTAGAATGCTTTGACAAGGCTATAGAGATAAATCCAAGATATGCTAAGGCATCCAAGGCAAGGCCCATAAGATGATATAAAAAAGTATATCTCTAAAAAAATCTTGGAAAATAAAATATTGGAAAATACGACTTTCAATCAAAAAATAAAATCCGACATACAATAAATGCAGAATCTCCCCCCTAAATTTATCATACCTGCCCTAAAATGGTGAATCGATTACCGAAAAGTGTCCATAGATGATGAGTATAGGAGGCCATAAAAGGGATTTCAGCGACTAGATTAGAGTAGAGTGCATCGAATTGGCGCATATAGTATAGTTTCGAGTTCAAAAGTGCTGGTATAATATAATAAATATAACAAATAATGAACTCCAAATTTTATCAGAAATAGCTTTATCAGAACTAGGCTGAGCCAGGGACAAACACAGAGCCGTTGAAACTCATTTTTACCTAGTGCGGTTCTATCTCAGCTATTTGTAGTCCGTCTTTATAGGTCCGAACTGTTCCGCCGCTTTGTGAAACAGTGATGGCAATAGCATTTGTATCTCTGGTTATGGCTGCTGCCGCTATATGCCGTCCACCCAATCCTTTTTGTATTTTTATACCGTTAGCATTCACATCAAGATATCTGCCAGCAGCCAAGATTTTTCCGCTCTCATCAACGATGAACATCCCATCCAATTGTGCGAAGTCCTTTATCGTTTCCCAATTATCCCGATTTGTTACATCTCTCTCCTCAGCGCCATGTCCCTCATAGGGATTGAGGATGAGCTGGTGTGACCTCTTGAGAACTTCATCTGTGTCCCCTATGGTAAAAGCAGTTCCCACACACTTGCCTTCCCTACCTTCGTATCCAAGTTCCAGGGCTATATCTAAAATGGCTTGAGTCACTTTCGGCGCGACCCTGTCAGCGCTTTTATTCAAACTGAGGATTACCGGCTCTTCGCGCAGATCATATGCGATGACTATATTGCCAAGTATCCCAACCACGATGTCGTTCATCTTGAGTTTGCCATCAACATACGCACTTAAGACGGCGTCTCTCAGTTTATAGGTTCTAGTCAAATCACCTTGCCATTCTTGCATTGCAACTAGAATCGGAATTTTCGTCTCTAATCTCTCTTGCATATCACCGGTAACGATGATCGCTGCGGCATGTATCTCCTCGGCCATCTTAACTGCAGCCTTATAAATTTGTACCTTTGTACCCATATTCGTGTCCCTTTGTTTTGTCTATTTACCTAAGCCAAGATAAAAACTTCTATATAATAAGTGTATCACCTATGATTCTATGAGCAACCAAACGATGGCTGAGAAAATACTTTCAGCTAAAACTAATACTGACATCGTGGCCGGTGAAATAATTGTCACACCAGTAGATTTAGTGTTCGCTCATGACGGAACAATGCCACTTGCCATTCAGCAAATGGAGATTCTGGAAAAGAGGGATGTTTTTGATCCAAACAAAGTCATGGGAATATGTGATCACGCATCTCCATCCCCAAGCGAAAAGATCTCCAATGTGCACGCTCTCATGCGAGAATTCGCTAAGAAGAATAAAATCCATTTCTTCGAGAATGGGGATGGCATTTGCCATCAGATAGTTGTGGAAAAATTTGCAGCCCCCTGGAAGATCATCATCGGAGGCGACAGCCATACATGCACCCATGGCGCTCTTGGCGCCTTCTCCACTGGAATGGGCTCTACAGACGTAGGGGCAATCATGGCCTATGGAAAGACGTGGCTCAAGGTCCCGGAATCGTTCAAGATCAAAGTGGTAGGAGAGTTAAAAGAGCGCGTGTACTCCAAAGACGTGATTTTACACATAATTGGAGAGATAACAGCGGAAGGAGCGACTTACATGTCTATGGAGTTTTTAGGGGATACCGTTGACAGAATGAGCATAGAGTCCAGAATGACGATGTGCAACATGGCTATAGAAGCTGGAGGCAAGACGGGGTTGTGCATAGCGGACGAAAAGGTCAAGAGCTTTTTGGAATCACATGGAAGGGGCAGTGAATACAGGGCTTTGAGCCCAGACAGGGATGCAACCTACAAGGAAGAAATCACCATAGAGGCGTCTTGCTTAGAGCCGATGATAGCCCATTCTCACAGAGTGGACAAAGTTGCTTCGGTGGCCGAATTTGAAGGGATGGAAATTGACCAAGTTTGCATCGGCTCTTGCACCAATGGTCGCATGGAAGACCTTCGCATAGCTGCTGAGATACTGAAAGGAAAAGAGGTCGCAAAAGATACGAGATTGGTGATATATCCTGCCAGCAGGAGCATCCTAATTCAGGCCATTCGTGAAGGCATCATAGAGACTTTTTTGCGGTCAGGAGCTGCCATCGGGGCTCCGGGGTGTGGCTTCTGTATTGGGAGGACCGTTGCCCTGGGGGATGGAGAAGTGGCTTTATCAACCCAAAATAGAAACTTCAAAGGTCGAATGGGAAATGATAAATCTGAGATCTACCTATGTAGTCCTGCCACGGCTGCCGCTAGCGCCATAACAGGAAAAATAACAGACCCAAGGAGAGCATATAAGGGATGATAAAAGGACAAGTAATACGGGTTTTTCCGAAGGACACGAATACCGACGAGATCATAGCTGGAAAGTATAAGTATGACGAGCTTGACACAAAAAAAATGGCATCACATACATTTGAGTCGATTGACCCCACCTTCTATGAAGATGCAAAAAAAATCAAGAATCCGATAATCGTCGCTGACAGCAATTTTGGATGCGGTTCATCACGCGAGCAGGCACCTTTAGTCATAAAAGCATGTCACGTCCCATGCATTATCGCCAAATCTTTTGCAAGAATATTCTACAGGAATGGCTTTAATATTGGCTTGCCTCTAATCGAATGTAGAGGCATGGTGTCTAAAGTGCGCCGAGGGGATGAGCTTGAGGTGGACTTCGATAGGGGAGTTATCCGAAATATTACGAAGTCTGAGGAATATAAATTTCAGCCGATCCCGAAATTCATGCAGGATTTGGTGGATGCTGGTGGGCTGATGCCCTACCTGAATGCAAGATTTTCCGAGCAGGAGTGAACCCATGACCAAAAAAGTAGCAGTGATAAAGGGAGATGGGGTCGGACCAGAATTGGTCGATGGGGCAATCCAAGTTTTAGATGCTACAGATCACGACTTGGAGCTGATTTTGTGCGATGCAGGCGTTGATTGGTGGAAAAAAAATGATGGAAATTCATTAATTCCTGATGAAACCTGGAGGATTTTAGAGGAATCTGATGCATGTTTCAAAGGACCCACCACCACTCCCGGAGGGATA is a window of Methanocellales archaeon DNA encoding:
- the fbp gene encoding fructose-1,6-bisphosphate aldolase/phosphatase — protein: MTEKITLSVIKADVGSYPGHAKVHPALLSQADEKLKKAKEEGLILDEFVTHCGDDLELIMTHRRGADDSKIHGLAWATFQDCASIARKMKLYGAGQDILSEAFSGNVKGLGPGVAEMEFIERESDPVIIFMADKTEPGAWNPPLYKIFVDPYNTAGLVIDPGLHDGFIFEVHDVIKERKIEFNTPEDVYDMLAYIGQPSRYVIKSVRRKDGLIAAVASTQRLSLIAGKYVGKDDPVCIVRAQHGLPAVGEVLEPFASPHIVAGWMRGSHRGPLMPVSVQQAHPTRFDGPPRVIALGFQIAEGRLIGPVDMFDDPGFDLARKKALDIADIMRAQGPFEPHRLSAEEMEYTTLPKVEEKLEKRWKNQSSTRIRDR
- the rpsJ gene encoding 30S ribosomal protein S10 — its product is MDQRARIRLSGINPVELDAICDKIKQIAEKTGVSRAGPVPLPTKRLIVPCRKSPDGEGTATWDRWEMRVHKRLMDIDADERALRQLMRIQVPKDVSIEIVLES
- the tuf gene encoding translation elongation factor EF-1 subunit alpha — its product is MTKPHLNLAMIGHVDHGKSTMVGRLLSETGAIPAHMIEQYRKEAEAKGKATFEYAWVMDTLKEEKDRGLTIDVAHRRFDTSKYYFTVVDCPGHRDFVKNMITGTSQADATVLVVSAIEGIQPQTKEHVFLARTLGINQMIVAINKLDAANYSEKKYNEVKSDVSNLLKTVGFKPEQVQYIAVSAYAGDNVSKKSENTKWYDGPTFLEALDNLKEPEKPVALPLRVPVQDVYTISGVGTVPVGRVETGKMKKGDKIIFQPADVSGEVKSIEMHHEEIPEALPGDNIGWNVRGIGKGDIRRGDVCGHPDNPPTVADEFTAQIIVLQHPSAITVGYTPVFHCHTAQVACTITEIQKKLDPKTGAVLETNPDFIKAGDAAILQVKPTRPLVVENVKKIPQLGRFAIRDMGQTIAAGMVIDIKPR
- a CDS encoding elongation factor EF-2, whose translation is MTRREKIVERAKKLMGKPEKIRDIGIVAHIDHGKTTLTDSLLAGAGIISQELAGTQLFMDYYELEQERGITINAANVSMVHDFKGEEYLINLIDTPGHVDFGGDVTRAMRAVDGAIVVVDAVEGIMPQTETVLRQALRENVKPVLFVNKVDRLINELKVDKKEMQLRLSKIIDDVNKLIKSMNKEKYEQGWRVDTSEGSVAFGSALYKWAISVHSMKENGIGFKEVYDHCQSGDIKSLAEKCPLHQILLDMVIPLLPNPLGAQKDRVSAIWHGDRQSIVGEAMENCDPNGPIALMVTDIMMDPHAGEVATGRLFSGTLRRGQELRVSGMPNLSRVQQVGIFIGPDRLDVEEVPAGNIVAITGIKDAIVGSTISSVEMAPFESIKYVSEPVVTVAVEAEHTKDLPKLIEVLRQLSKEDPTLKVEINEETGEHLISGMGELHLEIVAYRIQHDHKVPITTSPPIVVYRESIQGRAGPVEGKSPNRHNRFYISVEPLPKEVIQLIKSDAVSMKMKELERRQMLMDAGMDKEEAKSIAGIYGSNVFLDMTKGIQYLRETMELILEGFEDVMRNGPLAREPCQGVKAKLMDVKLHEDAVHRGPAQVIPAARQAIQAAVLMANPTILEPILDVYVQVPADYMGSASREIQGRRGQILEVNSEGDIVIIRGKAPVAELFGFAGSIRSATEGRALWSTEYAGFESLPSNLQVDVIRQIRQRKGLKLEMPKPSDYIDQ
- a CDS encoding tetratricopeptide repeat protein, with protein sequence MSENETNRIEKINKLLKERKLDEALELTEVSDVEDLLVIGAWLGEHGVHDEAEKMFDRIIQLDPNHADAWSKKGVALGVLGKYDEAIECFNKAIEIDPKYADAWSHKGIGLGRLERHNEAIECFDKAIEINPNHADAWYNKGIALENLEKNDEAVECFDKAIEINPRYAKASKARPIR
- a CDS encoding diadenylate cyclase, which encodes MGTKVQIYKAAVKMAEEIHAAAIIVTGDMQERLETKIPILVAMQEWQGDLTRTYKLRDAVLSAYVDGKLKMNDIVVGILGNIVIAYDLREEPVILSLNKSADRVAPKVTQAILDIALELGYEGREGKCVGTAFTIGDTDEVLKRSHQLILNPYEGHGAEERDVTNRDNWETIKDFAQLDGMFIVDESGKILAAGRYLDVNANGIKIQKGLGGRHIAAAAITRDTNAIAITVSQSGGTVRTYKDGLQIAEIEPH
- a CDS encoding 3-isopropylmalate dehydratase large subunit — protein: MSNQTMAEKILSAKTNTDIVAGEIIVTPVDLVFAHDGTMPLAIQQMEILEKRDVFDPNKVMGICDHASPSPSEKISNVHALMREFAKKNKIHFFENGDGICHQIVVEKFAAPWKIIIGGDSHTCTHGALGAFSTGMGSTDVGAIMAYGKTWLKVPESFKIKVVGELKERVYSKDVILHIIGEITAEGATYMSMEFLGDTVDRMSIESRMTMCNMAIEAGGKTGLCIADEKVKSFLESHGRGSEYRALSPDRDATYKEEITIEASCLEPMIAHSHRVDKVASVAEFEGMEIDQVCIGSCTNGRMEDLRIAAEILKGKEVAKDTRLVIYPASRSILIQAIREGIIETFLRSGAAIGAPGCGFCIGRTVALGDGEVALSTQNRNFKGRMGNDKSEIYLCSPATAAASAITGKITDPRRAYKG
- a CDS encoding 3-isopropylmalate dehydratase, with amino-acid sequence MIKGQVIRVFPKDTNTDEIIAGKYKYDELDTKKMASHTFESIDPTFYEDAKKIKNPIIVADSNFGCGSSREQAPLVIKACHVPCIIAKSFARIFYRNGFNIGLPLIECRGMVSKVRRGDELEVDFDRGVIRNITKSEEYKFQPIPKFMQDLVDAGGLMPYLNARFSEQE